One Rhinolophus ferrumequinum isolate MPI-CBG mRhiFer1 chromosome 10, mRhiFer1_v1.p, whole genome shotgun sequence genomic window, ATGGGAGCAATTCTGCCCAGAGGGAGTACAGGAAGGAGAGGGTccaagaaggtgacatttgagccagACCTTGCAAAGTAAGTTGGATTCAGCCTGGTGAAAAATTGGGCGGGGTGAGGGGATGCGGGTTAGACGTGCAATCTGCTAATTAAAATGTACACATCCCTGGGAATGAGAGTCCGCCAGGTTCGGGATTTCCTCACTCCTCTTTCACCCAATTTCTTCACcgtcttttccccttttcttggAAAATTGGGACTGAGGATACTGTTTCCCATCCTGGACTCTTCCACTATAGACAATAAATTAgtcaattatttattaataaattattcattgaCAATAAATCATTTCATTAAAGGGGATCCGTAGCTCTGCGTGCCTATGAGAACTCTGAGGTGGGGGGAGCAGATAAGTCAAGTAGGGAAGTGGTCCTGGGCCACCCTGGAGAAAATGGAGCCCACGCAGAAAACGAGAAGAAATGAAGATCTTTGTCCCACCCACTTTTTGTCAtcttccacacacacaccaccccttatctttatgtttttctatagTTTCTCATAGTCTcagcctctctgtctctgtgtctctccttttGCTAAAGACTGGAAATTCCTTGTTCTCAACGGAAGGGAGTAGGAGGGAAGATGGGGGTGGTAGAAGTGGGAGGGAAGCAAAGAACAGACATCTCAGCAGCCCTGGCTGCGGGGGTGCTCTGGGCTTTTGGTGGGGCTTGACAagtcaatgattttttaaatgtatacattttaaaatccacaCATAGGGGCTCACATACAAACCTAGACAGAGGCACAGATACACAGTGGATGTAAagaaacacatacaaataaatacatagtcTCTGGCTACAGAAGTACGAACTGGCTATAATATCTTAAATTTGCTTAGCATTTTACAATGTATTTACAGAGTTTTCACATACGTCCTCTCATTTGAACCTCCTGACAACCCTGAGAAACAAAGATAGAAACGCCCAGGAGTTTCACACACAGGTTCCTACGCCGACAGACACCTAGGGGAGATGGCAGGTTCTGTCGGCGggatttttctcccctcttcGGCCGAGTACCCGCCCCAGGACAGAGGAGTGAAAGCCTCTGAATTGGCTCCTCCCTCGTCTTCTTTCCTGGGGTGGGACCTAGGCGCCCGGCGCCCAGTGGGTAACTGCCCTCTTCCTCAGTCCAGCGTCTCCCTCAGGATACGGGGGCTCAGCACCGCCCCAAGAGGGCcaagtgggagggaggggggcgCCTCAGCAGAGGCTGCGTGGGCGGAGGATGTGCGTCACGGGGAGcgtgggcagggggagggaggaggcacgTGGAAACCCGCGGCCAGCGACTGGCAGCCCAGACTCCAAAATAACCAgagggggatgggggaagggcGCCCACACAGAACACAGGGGGTCGGAGAGTACCCCCCCAAGGAGCCTGTCTAGCCGTGCCCCCCAGTCGCGGGATAGGGGATAGGGAGGGACTCAGCTTTGTCCTATCACCCCACACTGGGTTGGGGCTTAATGGGGCGGGAAAGAGAATTTTAGCTACTGAAATCCCTCCAGTGATGTACCCCTCCTCTTCTGCCCCCAGCGGAGACCGAAAGGTCCCCTCGCCAGGCCGGAATGTAGAACCAGCCTCCGCACACGCCGCCCACGCCCTGCCGGGCCCGGGCCACTCAGAACTGCGGAATGATGGGGCGGAGTTGAGGCTTCAGACCGAGGGAACCTTGCCTCTGGCCAGTCTGTTCGCTTCCagtctccctcccccttcccccagccaTCGTTTCCTCTGGGCCTAGAGCCGCAGGGCCAGGCCCTCAGAACCCCCGCCTGTCCCCAACCCAGTCCTCCCAGCCGTGGGCGGGAGTGTAATGGGAACCAGATGGGGCTAGAAGAAACAAAGGGGggagggatggtgggttgtggaAGGGGCTAGGATCCTTGAAGGAgctcctccctccagctcctccGTAGGGAGCCGCGCCATCGGCTCCCGGCCTCCTGCCCAGCCTCCACTAGACTCTCCACTAGACTCTCGAGCGAAGTTCCCTAATAGACGTCCCCCCAGAAGGGGTATTCTCCATATCCCAGCTTTGCCACACAGGATTCCCCAGGACCAGGTTCCCATCCTCGGCAAATAGGGTACGAATAGTAGACGAAGGCGGGGtatccctcccctccctgcctgacCTATGCGCTAACAAAACCCTACGCGTCTAATGAACGCGTCTAAGTGGTAGGTTCTAGCATAACCCGCCCATTCCTGTTCCCCGAACTTCAGCTTGAACTAGAGGCAGGGATGGGGAAGGCCTGGGTTTCCCAAAGTGGTCTCTTCAAATTACTCCTTTCCTGGCCGGAGAAGAGCGCTGGGATACCTAAGAGATTCCTGCAAAGCCCCAATCGCACAGAACTGCCACAAATGCACACACTATGGGAATCAGATGCATGCACGAGAGGAGCCGCGCACCCTGAAACTCCGCCAACTTTGCTCGGCTCACCCCTAACATTCACACGTCCACCACCGCGAGTCCTGAGTGTGGGCAGTGGGCGTCCGCGTAGTTGTTTAGGCGCGTGTGTACGTCCGTGCgtttctctgtgtctttgtgtACCTGTGCGTGGTTGAGAAACTCCGCTCTCCGCGCGGAGGGGGGAGGAATGTCGCCTCCTGGGTGCTCACGTGGGTAAGTGGGCGAGAAGAGGGCCGGCTGTGCATCCGGCGTGGGTGGCATGGAGCGACCTCACCCCTCCCGCTAGGTCCCCAAACCCGCCTTCCCTATCCCGGCCTCGGTCACCCTAGTCCCACCTCGGCGCCCCGGCTCCGAATCCCCGCCCCCGCCTCCTGCTgtacaccccctcccccccagtctCCGCCTCTCCTCTCCGTCGCGGTGTCTCCGAGGCCCTCGGAGAGGCCCGGgcgcccgccccccgcccccggcctccGCCCCCATCTCTACCCACGCCCTCCGCCCGCCCAGCAGCCAGCACCGCGCGGGGCCTCGCTCCCCGTGCGTCCTGCGGGGGCGGAGGCGCGGAGAGGCGGCAAGCGCAACCGGGGAGTGGGGGGGCAGAGGCACAGACAGAGTCGCGGAGGCTTGGAGAGAGGAGACGTGGAGGGAGGGACGGAGCCCGGACCGCGGCGGACACGGCCTCGCGCGCCGGGAAGAGCGCAGCGCGCACCAGGCGCCGAGCGCCGGGCATCAAGAGTGGTAGCCCCGGTGGTCTCCGGCCGTCCATGCACAGAGCGCCCTCCCCCACAGCCGAGCAGCCGCCTGGCGGAGGGGACAGCGCCCGCCGGACTCCGCAGCCCAGACTCAAGTTAGTGGGCAAAGGGAAGCGGCGGGGAGTGGAGATGGGTGGAGCTGGACTCGGAAAGGGGTCCGGAGGGCGGAGGTCGCTGAGAGGACGAGGGGAAGCGGGAcggaggtggggggtggagacTGATGGAAAAGGGGGTGAGTCTTCAAATTAGGGGGCTCTGGGAGCAGGCAGGAGATTTGATGAAGCTGGATGTGAAAGAACAGTATCTAATTCATCCCCCGTTTACTCTATGGGCATGACCTGGCATGTGAGCCCCCTGCAAAGAACGTGGGGGCCCCCAAGCGCCAGGGGAAGCCTTGGAACTCTAGCTGGTAGCATTGTCGGGGGAGGGCCGCTCCGCTGGCTCAGCCTGTCTTTGGCATGGGGCACGCGAGCCCAGGGATCCGGCAGAAGCCGGCGCTTTTGATCCAAGAGAGTATCAACGGGGCTGTGGAGAAGCAGGGGATACCCTAGGCGTCCTTTCGGATTTTCTGTACCTTTATTTACAGTGTGGGGAGGGGAGTTTCGGCGTGCAGCCCCTCCCTCACGAGGACTTGAGCCGCTCCCCCACTCCACTTGAGATGTGGGTGGAAAATAAGGGAGAGGGTAGGCGGGAGCCCCCCGGCGGTTTTCGCCTGCAGACGCTACCACTGTAGGAGTTTGTGTGGGCGGAACAGGCCCAGAGAAGAACAATTGAGgcactcctcccctcccccctgcctGAGTTGAAGGGACAGGCCTACCTACAGAGCAGTTGGGGAAGGTCACTGCTGCGAGAGGGGCTAGAGGGGGAAGGGGTGGCACTGAGCAGAGGGGAGGTCCTGGAAGGAGAGAGCAAGAGTGTGCTAAGAATGCCTAACTGGTGGAAAAAGCTGAGGGTAGCGAGGAGAGCAGAGGTCCACCGGGCTCACAGAATGGGAAAGGACAGCTAAGGGGCCACACCCCTCTCAGGCACATGGGCAGGATGCCACTAGGGAGTGAAGCTGGCCAGCAATGGTCCAAGGTATCCCCTATGGGGAGGATGGGAAGGGGGTGTCCTACATTCACCTCAGTGTGAGATATCACCAAGTAATGGGCAGACCTACTGGTATTTAGAATGGAAGGTGAGGACCATGTTCTGGAGAAGAACTAGCCATCCTGGGGTGTGCTGACTCGCCTCAGTGCTCAAGGTCTCCTTGCCCAGGCCAGAAAGGTAAAAGCTGTGGATAGAGGCTAAGAGACTTTGACTTCTGCAGAGACTGGGCTGGCTTTTGGTACTTCTGGTCAGTTGGGATGGCACTGGCGTGTCTGTGCCTCTGAACAGTGCCTGATTCTCATAGTCTGGGCACTGGGCAGAAAGGGCAttcaaaagagaggaagaggagcaggcAGGAAAGAAGACAATTGTGAGTGTGGGTTGGTACCCAGTAGGAGGACTGACTGCCCCCCTCTATCTCTTGTGCTCCTCCTCCTCAGGCCTAGTGCCCGAGCCATGGCACTTCCTCGGACACTGGGGGAGCTGCAGCTGTACCGGGTCCTGCAGCGCGCCAATCTTCTTTCCTACTATGAGACCTTCATCCAGCAGGGAGGGGACGACGTGCAGCAACTGTGCGAGGCGGGTGAGGAGGAGTTCCTGGAAATCATGGCACTTGTGGGCATGGCCACCAAGCCCCTCCATGTCCGACGCCTGCAGAAGGCACTGAGAGAGTGGGCCACCAATCCAGGGCTCTTCAGTCAGCCAGTGCCTGCTGTGCCAGTCTCCAGTATTCCGCTCTTCAAGATATCAGAGACTGCAGGCACCCGGAAAGGGAGCATGAGCAATGGGCATGGCAGCCCAGGGGAAAAGGCGGGCAGTGCTCGCAGTTTTAGCCCAAAGAGCCCCCTTGAACTTGGAGAGAAGCTGTCACCACTGCCTGGGGGACCTGGGACTGGGGATGCCCGAATCTGGCCAGGCCGGAGCACTCCAGAGTCTGatgttggggtgggaggagaagaggaggcTGGCTcaccctccttctccccacctgcAGCAGGAGGAGTCCCTGAGGGGAACGGGGCTGGGGGTTTGGCAGCAACTGGGTCTGGGAGTGGTCCGGATAGACTGGAGCCAGAGATGGTCCGCATGGTGGTGGAGAGTGTGGAGAGAATCTTCcggagcttcccaaggggggatTCTGGGGAGGTGACTTCCCTTCTGAAGCTGAACAAGAAGCTGGCGCGGAGTGTGGGTCATATCTTTGAGATGGATGATAACGACagccagaaggaggaggagatcCGCAAATACAGCATTATCTATGGCCGCTTTGACTCTAAGCGGCGGGAGGGCAAGCAGCTCAGCCTGCATGAGGTGAGGACCCCAGCCTCCCAGGATTGCTCTTGGCTGCCAGGCCTCAACCTACTCACCTCTGAGAATCTGCACACTCCCAAGTCTGTTTCATTACCCCTTGACCAGGACCCCCGCCCCTGACCCCTTCTCTCCCACTCCAACCCCAGCTCTTGCAATGCTTTCCTCCTCAAGTGAGGGGAAGCAGAGCCTACCTGTCCTATCTGCTCAGGACCACACAAGAGTGAAGGAGGCTCCAGGCCCCTAAAAAGCTGTGGGTGCTGACCTCTGTCTTCCTCAGAAATCGGCATAGTGTCAAAACCCAAGCAAGCATCTGACGGGTGGGCCTCATTTGTCTGATGGTGAAGGATTGTGAGGACATCTGGACAGGCAGTGGGGAGTTAGGATTCTGACTGCTCTGGCGGTTTTGTCCACAGCTGACCATCAATGAGGCTGCTGCCCAGTTCTGCATGAGGGACAACACACTCTTACTGCGGAGGGTTGAGCTCTTCTCCTTGTCACGCCAAGTGGCCCGAGAGAGCACCTACCTGTCCTCCTTGAAGGGTTCCAGGTAAGGCCCCCTGCTCCAGGTCTTTTCTAGATTAGAATCTTGCCAAGGAGCTGGGTCATGTCCTAACGTCCAGTTCGGGTGCTTCCAGGCCTGCTTCCTACCCACTTGCATGTCTTGACTTTGGCGAAGTCCACTTGTCTGAGGTCTGGTCCCTCTTCCCATCCACCTCAGGTCTCCTCTGACCCCCCTTCTCACAATCCTAGTGCCTGAGCCGGAGACTCATGCTCAGCCAGCGTCTTTCCAGGGTCTTGAAATGATGTGTGCCCCTCACAAGATTCTGTGCCCTGCCTATCATGTGTCCCTCTCGCCAGCCTCACCTTCCGTATTGCTCTCTCCATCTTTGCAGGCTCCACCCTGAAGAATTGGGAGGGCCCCCACTGAAGAAGCTGAAACAGGAGGTAGGTTTTCCAGGGTCTATGTAGGGGACTAGGGCAGATTTCCCCAATTTCCTCCCTTGCTAGGTCCTCATTTCCCCATTTGGGGCATCCACAGGTTGGAGAGCAAAGTCACTCTGAAATCCAGCAACCTCCCCCAGGCCCTGAGTCCTATGCACCCCCATACCGCCCTAGCCTGGAGGAAGACAGCGCCAGCCTGTCTGGGGAGAGTCTAGATGGACACTTGCAGGGTGAGTGTGCATCAGAACACTTCTCTCCTCTGGGTTGGGGAGGGAAGGTGGAAGGCGTGGGAGGAGGGAGCCAGGAGGCAACTGCCTGGAACAGGGTTGGGAGGCCTGGCTGGATGGGGGCAAAAGGGCCTGGACCTTTTGGGTCCAGCTGTGTGGTTGAGGGTGGGGGTTCTGTTGACTGTAGTCCCTTACCTGACCAGTGCCCATGCCCACAGCTGTGGGGTCATGCCCAAGGCTGACGCCGCCCCCTGCTGACCTGCCTCTGGCATTGCCAGCCCATGGGCTGTGGAGCCGCCACATCCTGCAGCAGACACTGATGGATGAGGGGCTGCGGCTAGCCCGCCTCGTCTCCCACGACCGCGTGGGCCGCCTCAGCCCCTGTGTGCCTGCAAAGCCGCCTCTTGCAGGTGAGGCAGCCAGCAGTGCTGTCCCCAAACACCCCCACCACCCAGGCCCCACAGTAGCAATCCTGGTGTCCTGGGGCcaggtgggaggaagagggatGTAGTCCCCAGAGAGGGCAGTAGGATGGTTGGGCTCCAGCCAACCAGCCTTGGGCAGAGAAGAGGAGGACCCTGCAGGACTGTTCCCACTGGGGAGGGTCTGACCATAATGGAGATCTCTGAAGGGGGAACTGTGTTGAACAGGGAGACAGAATGGGGATGATCTGGAGCAAAAGAAGGGTCACCTGGAAGGGAAGCTTGGCGAGCACTTCCACCAATGCAGGAGGGTGGAGTGAGCTAGCAGTTGGGGTGGGGCTGCCCAGCCTGGAAGTGGAGGGGCCCGGAGGGGGATGCTTTGTGTGTGGATGGGGAAAAGGGGAGTAAACTAGCAAAGGGCCAGTCAGTTTTGCTGGGCAGCGGCTGGGCTGAGAGTGATGCAGCAGACAAAGCCACCAACCCTGGCTTGGTATTTTTAAACTGTGTGGGTGAGAAGTGGGGGCAGGGACTGAAAAGGGGGCTTTTCTTTGGGGAGGAACTGGGAGCCTGGCTTCCTGTGTTCCCCCTGACTTGGCTTCTGAGAAACTTGGGGGGCATGGTTGGTTGGCTGGGATCTGGGAGGGGGCCAGAGATAAGTGGGGGCGGCAGAGcctgggaagaggggagggggagaggtcaGAGCCAAGCCGCCCCCACAGCTCCTGACAGAACCAGAAATTCCAGCGGAGCGGAGGAGgcgggagagacagagaaagagagacagagaaagagagacacacaaacagagacagagagctaCACACAGCCAGAAAGAGGAGGGGGCACACACATTTGGATATGGAAGCCCCCCATATATACGCGGTGGGCAGGAGGCAGTAACGCAACAAATCAAGCTCATTCTTGCTACCTTCTCTACCCCTGCCTCTGTTCTCAACCCCCTTTCTCTGCAACGTCCACCCCGCAGCCTCCTAACTACCCCTTTGTCCTGCAGAGTTCGAGGAAGGGCTGCTGGACCGATGCCCTGCCCCAGGACCCCATCCAGCTCTGGTCGAAGGTCGCAGGAGCAGCGTGAAAGTGGAGGCTGAGGCCAGCCGGCAGTGAGGAGTGGGCTTGTGTTCTCAGACCCAGGCCCCCGGACTTCTGGCTCCCACAGATCCCTACACTGTCAATCCCTGGCATCTAGTCACAACCCTGGATCCTTCTGCTGCCCTTCTGCCTCCCCAACTGCTCCATGGGCATAGGACTATGGGGCTTCAAGCAATAATGAGTAGGGGCCTGACGAGAGGATGCAAGGAGGGTGCGTGCTGCCTCTCACCCTTGCCCAGAGCTCGGGGGCAAGGACTCTGTCTGCAGGGTATCTGGGGTTCTCCCCTCCCTTACACAGCACACGCCCATTCTCTCTAGTTGGAACCTGTGGTGTGAGCAGTTGGACTCAGTTTGGACATGGGGGAAAGGGGACTTCCTTGGGAAGGTCCAGCagctaaaaatggaaacattttcccCCAGAACTGGGGGCCTGGGAACACTGGACCTGatcctcctcccctctgctcccccatTTTTGTGCTTCTAGTTTGTTTCTATAATTTAATAAGTGCTGCAGTTTACTCATCTATCcccatttttcccccaaatcctcagcaatgttttcctttctgcccTACCctctctggggtggggtggatgtGGGGTTCCCTTCATCTGTCCCCATGGGAGGCCTGGGTTGGACTCAGTGTCTCCCTCAGCTGGGGGCTAAACCACAGTACCTGTCCGAGCAGTTAGAGCATCTTTCTTTTCAGATTGTGTACAgtagattatttattttgttattttggaataaaatttattttatggcttAGGATCTATGACTCCCAAGAGGGAGAAAGGGTGGCATGGGATAGGAGAGTGGAGGTGCCTGGGGAAATAGAAAGGAAGCAATGGGGGAGAGACCCTAATACACCGAGGGGATCACACAACTGGTGTGGCCCCCAATTCTCACCCCTGCATGACTGGTGATGTTGAGACACGGAAGCTGCAGCCACATGCAGATGTCACAGGTACATAGTCCTACCTGGACAGTCATATTCAGAGCTGAGTACATCTGGGTTAGCATACATCAGAGAGGTCAGCACACTCGCCAGTGTCTTTTTGCAGTGTTTCACGCTTCAGAACTTGTCACGTAGACAAAATCGGATTATGTGGCCAGAAGATGAATATGTGTGACATCTGTATGTCCACGTGTCTCAGGTATACACACTTTCACATAGCTATACACCAAGAAACTCAGGCCATGCATTTCACATACACAGCCAAAAGCTTCTGACTGACAGGAATCTGGAGCTGTTTGGGATTTGATTTTTAACGTAGGTGTAACCCACATCAATAACCAAGTGTACAAGTCCCTCTTCTCCCACTCAGGGTCTCCTAAACTGCTTCCTCATCCCCCAGGGACCCAAGCCCATCCCCGGCCTCTAGTGCAAGTGTGCACATGTGTCTGTGCATCCCGAGTCCTGGCTATGGGTGGGAGGAGAAGCCCTCCATACCTAACTTCTGCTCTTGCCCATTTCACTTCCTGCTCAGTCCCATCTCCGGGAGAGAgccgtgagtgtgtgtgtgtggtgcgtgTGCAGGCATGCTGGGGTGTGTCACTTTGGAACCTGAATTTCTCTTCCGGTACtggaagggagagggcaggggcaTGTGATAAGAGGGAAGGAGTGGATAGGCTCCACCCACTGTGCCTTCTCCAGGCAGTCTTTTCCTCCTGACCAGGAAGTAGGTGGGGACAGGACACCCTCCCTGTCTGCTGCTTGGCAGGAGCGTGGGCAGGTGTCCAGAGCAGGTCCATGGGGGTAGAAGAGCTGTCTCTCTCGGCTCCTCCTCCAGCTGGGATCACCAACTGGGGTTGGCCCTTAGGTCCAAGTGAGACATTGAGATCCCAGACTGCCCATAGGAGGAGGGCTGCAGGAGGGTCTGGGCTCCCAAGGACCCTCCCCCTGATTCCCCTTGACCCTCCAGGAGAAGCTTGGTGAGGTCCTGTTCAGTGGGAGGCAGCAAGTGCGGAAACATGTCTTCATCAACCCTacgaggaggaaggagagaagccgTGGGATAGGCACTCCTCTAGCCCCCACTCAGCTGCCACCCCCAGGCCACCACTCACCAGGTCCCAGGAGTGAACCCTCCTACAGGCTGGCTCAGGCAGCTGTCTTCCCTCATGGTCACATCCGGGCAGAGCAGGGACTCGGGGCTGGACATGGCATGCTCCGGAGGCTGGCACGACAGCAGGCCCCTGCTTCGACCAGAAAAGTAAGATGTTGAGGCAGGGGAGGCTGGAAATGAATAGGGCACATGGGATCGAGATGGGGGCTGTCACTCACTGGGGGTGCGTTTGGTCAAAGGGCAGGCTCATGTCGCTCAGGTTGGGGGGCATCTGCAGGTGAGGTCTGGAAGCAGGAAAGAGGGCACAGTCAAAGGAAGACTGGGCAAGAGCTTTTGCAAAGTCAAAACCACTGAGTAAGGAAACAAATTTCAACACTTCATCCTGACTGCATATTCTTGAGCAAGCTCTCTCTACAACTGTGAGCTCAGTCTTCCCATCTGTGAAGTGTGGTGGGTGTGGTGGACTGGAAGGAGAGGGGGGCTGGATTAACTAATTTCTGATGTTTCTCTGCACTGTGAATTTTGGTGATTCTAAGTCCCCCACCTGAATTCCTGGGAGGGGAGATGTCATGTCTTGATTAAGAGTTAATAAGTACCTGAGTGCTCTCTGGGATACAGAAACGTCTAGACCACTTCAAGGTCAAAACAgatgagtaaataaaaatcaagactGCAGGTAAGTGACTGTGGATTCCAGGAGCAGGAGCGAACACTAATCCTTACAAAAATAGCTCTTGCTATGAGCCAGGTACTATGCTTagctttacacatattattaactcatttagccTTCACAATAATCCTACGaggaaggtattattattttccattttacagatgaggcaccAGAGTTAGGTAATTTGCCCTGCGTCAGTAAGTAGCGGAGCTGGAATTCGAACCCAGGGAAGTCTGGGTCTTAACCACTAAGCCTCAATGGAATGGACAGAAGAGACAAAGCTTTTTGCTGCCCCTTTCTCACAGAAGAACCTCTCCTAACAAATGCAAGTGCCCATTCCCCCTTGTAGCTGGGTATCCCCACCCTATCCCCGAGAGGCTCTTCACTTACTCCTGGAAGGCTCGCAACACATTGACTGATTCTTCCCGGGGGAGGGCTTGGTATGAGGACATGGAGTGAGAGTGTGGTGGGTACACCTGGGGCCTGGGGAAAGAAAGCAAGACTGCTGGATGCCAGCCCTTCTCCTGgacacccccagcccctgcctgcgGATGGGAAAGGAAAATTCATGGAAATTTCATGGAAAGGAAAATTCCCTCCTTCAGCCCCCCGTGCCAGGTCTCCCAGCGGCCCATACTGAAAGCCCGCCTGCACAGACCACCCCCATTGCTGTCTCTCAAGCTCCTTACACCATATCTGGGCTGATCTGCATGGTCATGGAGTCAGGGGGCATTCCAAGGTCATAAGTGGGCACCATGGGAGGCATTTGGGGCTCTGGGGTGGGGAGCGGCTGGTccctggaggagggaaggagacacaTGTGACGGACCAAGTGTTGATGCCACCACCCCTTCCTACAGGTAAGTACCAGGCCCCACTCATCATCACCACCAGTGATGACTCACCTTTCCACAGTCATCTTGATGGTAGCTGGGACGTAACCCCTGCCATCCTTACCTATCTGTTCATCTGttgtggggaggaaaggagaactATGGAATGCTCCAGGgttaggaaggaagggagggaggagaggggggcATAGCTGATGGGCAAGTAGGAGAAGTGAGGCtacaaaaatggagagaagagtcAGGCATGACACAGAGTGGACACGGGAGGGGCAACTGGTAGCAGGGAGAAGGTGGGCAACAGGAAGGAGTCCGAGCTCTTAGCTCCAGCTCACGCTTGTAGTGGCTCCGGAAAGCCTCATCCTTGGGTTTCTTGGGGTAGAGGTTTTTGAGCTGAGCAAGGTCCCGGATTCGGTCCCCCAGTGAGCGAATGGACAGGTCTTTGGCAGAGAATGGCTGGATGTTCTCTATCTGTGGGGAGCCTATGATAGGAATGAGACCCTGAGTCCCCTCTGTCCagattttcttccccttccccggCCCCCACACAGAACTCATTCTCAATCTACCAAGACAAGAGGAAGAGGACCTCAGGTGGGGGTCTTGGGGAGGGAGAACCACTAATTTCCATCCACAGAGctcacagtgagaagatggcagTTTAggccagagaaggaagaagagaagttgGACCtaaaggaagaactttctgaAGATCGGGGTTGGCATCAAGGAAAGCAAAACATTTCCTTCCCAGAAGAAATCCCAGAGGCACAGAAACAGGATTGGCTGTGATGACCTCACCATCCTGGCCCCGGATGACGTGAGCAATGGTGATGCCTCCAATCTCTGAGTCGCTGAAGCGAAGGAGGAAGGTCCCATCGGGCTCGTTGAGAAGAAGGCTAGTAACGTACTGTTTGCTGATGAAGCCAATGATCAACCTGGCCAGGATGAAGGAGAGGATGGGGGTGGAGGCACTGGATGTGGAGAGGAAGCTGGATGGACACCTGCTCAGGCCACCTGGGGCAAAGACTCACCGATCTGACCAGTAGCTCTTGAGACAGCGTTTGGTGAGGTCCAGGACACCATCGAACCACTGCCAAAAGGTGAAGCCACGACCCAGCAGGATTTCCTGTGGCGTGAGGAGGAGCTAGTGTGAGCATGAAAAGGCCAGAGCTGGAGCCTGGTTGGGGTAGGCACTAGGCTGTGTGTGCCCACACGACAGTCGCAGCGCTGAGGGACCAAACTGGATCTGAGACCCTGATCAATGACAGTGGCCAACACTcacatttaccatgtgccaggcattattccaAGCCCTTTCCATAAATTAATTTATCTGATCTTTTCAAGACCCTGGAGGGAAACCCTGTAACTTatcccatcttacagataaagaaatggaagccCAGAAaggtcaaataacttgcccaggtccacacagctggtgagaggcagagctgggatttaaccCAGGAAGTTAGGGCTGGGGCCCCTCATAACCACTGTGCTCCACTCATCCCTAATGAGGCCTGGTAGAAGTGGAGTCCAGAGAAGGCGGCCGCCAGGTGTGGGTCCTGCTCCCTTTGCTAATACATCCTCTGGTCGTGtgggcttttctttcttcctttttatctaAGAGAGCAGTACATGACTACATTTACCCAGCTGGTGGTCAACCAAGACACTCAGATCTTCTTTTTCTCCGGGTTCTTGTAACAGACCCAGTTCTGAGCCACCTTATTTTGGAGGGAGTAAAATATAGTAGCTAAGAGTAAGAGTCAGAAATATGGGGTTCTATCCCAGCCAT contains:
- the NAB2 gene encoding NGFI-A-binding protein 2 isoform X2, with amino-acid sequence MHRAPSPTAEQPPGGGDSARRTPQPRLKPSARAMALPRTLGELQLYRVLQRANLLSYYETFIQQGGDDVQQLCEAGEEEFLEIMALVGMATKPLHVRRLQKALREWATNPGLFSQPVPAVPVSSIPLFKISETAGTRKGSMSNGHGSPGEKAGSARSFSPKSPLELGEKLSPLPGGPGTGDARIWPGRSTPESDVGVGGEEEAGSPSFSPPAAGGVPEGNGAGGLAATGSGSGPDRLEPEMVRMVVESVERIFRSFPRGDSGEVTSLLKLNKKLARSVGHIFEMDDNDSQKEEEIRKYSIIYGRFDSKRREGKQLSLHELTINEAAAQFCMRDNTLLLRRVELFSLSRQVARESTYLSSLKGSRLHPEELGGPPLKKLKQEVGEQSHSEIQQPPPGPESYAPPYRPSLEEDSASLSGESLDGHLQEFEEGLLDRCPAPGPHPALVEGRRSSVKVEAEASRQ
- the NAB2 gene encoding NGFI-A-binding protein 2 isoform X1, which encodes MHRAPSPTAEQPPGGGDSARRTPQPRLKPSARAMALPRTLGELQLYRVLQRANLLSYYETFIQQGGDDVQQLCEAGEEEFLEIMALVGMATKPLHVRRLQKALREWATNPGLFSQPVPAVPVSSIPLFKISETAGTRKGSMSNGHGSPGEKAGSARSFSPKSPLELGEKLSPLPGGPGTGDARIWPGRSTPESDVGVGGEEEAGSPSFSPPAAGGVPEGNGAGGLAATGSGSGPDRLEPEMVRMVVESVERIFRSFPRGDSGEVTSLLKLNKKLARSVGHIFEMDDNDSQKEEEIRKYSIIYGRFDSKRREGKQLSLHELTINEAAAQFCMRDNTLLLRRVELFSLSRQVARESTYLSSLKGSRLHPEELGGPPLKKLKQEVGEQSHSEIQQPPPGPESYAPPYRPSLEEDSASLSGESLDGHLQAVGSCPRLTPPPADLPLALPAHGLWSRHILQQTLMDEGLRLARLVSHDRVGRLSPCVPAKPPLAEFEEGLLDRCPAPGPHPALVEGRRSSVKVEAEASRQ